One Festucalex cinctus isolate MCC-2025b chromosome 3, RoL_Fcin_1.0, whole genome shotgun sequence DNA window includes the following coding sequences:
- the rerglb gene encoding RERG/RAS-like b, whose amino-acid sequence MNDIKLALLGSPGAGKSAVLVRFLTRRFIGEYASDTNSLYRKRLSIDGRQLNLEVFDPCSQHSEARCILEEPVAWADGFVVVYNISDRTSFLDAKNILRQIREARQQNQCKGEPLGVPVCLLGNKQDLCHARQVREEEGRCLAQENRCHFQEVSAAESYQDIASLFTQLIRQMMEHLKYRADRRRYSGSKSMAKLINNVFGKRRKSV is encoded by the exons ATGAACGACATCAAGTTAGCCCTGCTCGGAAGTCCAGGAGCTGGAAAATCAG CTGTCCTCGTGCGCTTCCTGACCAGACGCTTCATCGGAGAGTATGCGTCCGACACCA ATTCTCTGTATCGAAAAAGGCTGTCCATCGACGGCAGGCAGCTGAATCTGGAGGTGTTTGATCCCTGTTCACAG CACTCGGAGGCCCGGTGCATATTGGAAGAACCGGTGGCGTGGGCAGACGGCTTTGTGGTGGTCTACAACATCAGCGACCGCACTTCCTTCCTTGACGCCAAGAACATCCTGCGGCAGATCCGTGAGGCCCGTCAGCAGAACCAATGCAAAGG GGAGCCGCTGGGCGTCCCCGTGTGTCTGCTCGGCAACAAGCAGGACCTGTGCCACGCCCGGCAGGTGCGCGAGGAAGAAGGCCGCTGCCTGGCGCAGGAGAACCGCTGCCACTTCCAGGAAGTGTCGGCAGCCGAGAGCTACCAGGACATCGCCAGCCTCTTCACGCAGCTCATCAGGCAGATGATGGAGCACCTGAAGTACCGCGCCGACCGCCGTCGCTACAGTGGGTCCAAGTCCATGGCGAAGCTTATCAACAATGTGTTTGGAAAGAGGAGGAAGTCGGTGTGA
- the LOC144016260 gene encoding uncharacterized protein LOC144016260 isoform X2, with amino-acid sequence MESKRKTDATSPYYDKQNFGKTLLNNIRIQPEVQRVLDNTCKAVVRLERLNLQPLVPPVRLPCQTRAELSEECLDCPWRNEVKPNACDILEIQETEDDSTTISSMDPVHPDGSSKPDPPYILVHSGKTDPDTFYLDPDRELIMVLDLEPEDQIQESKCVEPSPTWEVAQNREDKSKEMESEDFCAVCLDGGDLLCCDRCPKVYHLACHLPSLSSFPKGDWVCTLCRTDYDLAESFRREGVNVPYALSHRDQGRCEKLTLLLYVHPLSTPFHEPVSRLARNYYQVIKRPVDLSLIRRKLDKSNTLHYFMPELFVHDVLLMLKNCATFNYPDSEVARAGRNLEVFFLSKLREIFPDRTFPSASQDRMERARLRWRREDEEGGERRKRFVLTGNASKC; translated from the exons ATGGAAAGTAAGCGAAAAACTGATGCAACTTCTCCATACTATGACAAACAGAATTTTGGGAAGACGTTACTTAACAACATaag GATCCAACCTGAGGTCCAGAGGGTTCTGGATAATACCTGCAAAGCTGTCGTGAGACTGGAGCGTCTGAACCTGCAGCCGCTGGTGCCTCCGGTGCGACTGCCGTGCCAAACCCGAGCCGAGCTCTCCGAGGAATGCCTGGATTGTCCTTGGCGG AATGAAGTCAAGCCAAATGCATGTGACATCCTGGAGATCCAAGAGACAGAG GATGACAGCACCACAATATCCAGTATGGATCCAGTTCATCCTGACGGCTCTTCCAAACCTGACCCACCGTACATCCTGGTTCATTCCGGGAAGACTGATCCAGATACCTTCTACTTGGATCCCGATCGGGAGCTGATCATGGTCCTTGATCTGGAGCCAGAAGATCAGATACAAGAATCTAAATGTGTAGAGCCGTCTCCAACCTGGGAAGTAGCCCAAAACCGCGAAGACAAGAGCAAAGAGATGGAGAGCGAAGATTTTTGTGCCGTGTGTCTGGACGGAGGAGATCTGCTGTGCTGTGATCGTTGTCCCAAAGTTTACCACTTGGCCTGTCACCTTCCTTCACTGAGTAGCTTCCCAAA GGGTGACTGGGTGTGTACATTGTGCAGGACTGACTACGACCTAGCTGAGAGCTTCCGCCGCGAGGGAGTCAACGTTCCCTATGCTCTGTCCCACCGTGACCAGGGG AGATGTGAGAAGTTGACATTACTGCTGTATGTTCACCCGCTAAGCACTCCTTTCCACGAGCCTGTCAGTCGTCTG GCGAGGAACTACTACCAGGTCATTAAGAGGCCCGTGGACCTGTCGCTGATCCGCAGGAAGTTGGACAAGAGCAACACTCTGCACTACTTCATGCCAGAACTCTTTGTCCACGACGTGCTGCTCATGCTCAAGaattgtgctacctttaactaT CCCGACTCGGAGGTGGCCCGAGCTGGTCGGAACCTGGAGGTGTTTTTCCTGAGCAAACTGAGGGAGATTTTCCCCGACAGGACCTTCCCGTCGGCCAGCCAGGACAGGATGGAGCGAGCTCGCCTGCGGTGGCGCCGTGAGGATGAGGAGGGAGGAGAAAGGAGGAAGAGATTTGTGCTCACTGGCAACGCATCCAAATGTTAG
- the LOC144016260 gene encoding uncharacterized protein LOC144016260 isoform X1 → MECPGERVKASLTGDIYLRGFHLSPIKSLGFSPLTLDFKTTSSLSLSLLLQSGKKQSAVNHNNQLIAMESKRKTDATSPYYDKQNFGKTLLNNIRIQPEVQRVLDNTCKAVVRLERLNLQPLVPPVRLPCQTRAELSEECLDCPWRNEVKPNACDILEIQETEDDSTTISSMDPVHPDGSSKPDPPYILVHSGKTDPDTFYLDPDRELIMVLDLEPEDQIQESKCVEPSPTWEVAQNREDKSKEMESEDFCAVCLDGGDLLCCDRCPKVYHLACHLPSLSSFPKGDWVCTLCRTDYDLAESFRREGVNVPYALSHRDQGRCEKLTLLLYVHPLSTPFHEPVSRLARNYYQVIKRPVDLSLIRRKLDKSNTLHYFMPELFVHDVLLMLKNCATFNYPDSEVARAGRNLEVFFLSKLREIFPDRTFPSASQDRMERARLRWRREDEEGGERRKRFVLTGNASKC, encoded by the exons ATGGAATGCCCTGGAGAACGAGTGAAGGCATCATTAACAGGAGACATTTACTTGCGGGGATTTCACCTTAGTCCAATCAAATCTTTGGGTTTCTCCCCCTTGACACTTGACTTCAAGACAACATCGTCCCTCTCATTGTCGCTTCTTCTCCAGTCTGGAAAAAAACAGTCAGCAGTCAATCACAATAACCAG CTAATCGCTATGGAAAGTAAGCGAAAAACTGATGCAACTTCTCCATACTATGACAAACAGAATTTTGGGAAGACGTTACTTAACAACATaag GATCCAACCTGAGGTCCAGAGGGTTCTGGATAATACCTGCAAAGCTGTCGTGAGACTGGAGCGTCTGAACCTGCAGCCGCTGGTGCCTCCGGTGCGACTGCCGTGCCAAACCCGAGCCGAGCTCTCCGAGGAATGCCTGGATTGTCCTTGGCGG AATGAAGTCAAGCCAAATGCATGTGACATCCTGGAGATCCAAGAGACAGAG GATGACAGCACCACAATATCCAGTATGGATCCAGTTCATCCTGACGGCTCTTCCAAACCTGACCCACCGTACATCCTGGTTCATTCCGGGAAGACTGATCCAGATACCTTCTACTTGGATCCCGATCGGGAGCTGATCATGGTCCTTGATCTGGAGCCAGAAGATCAGATACAAGAATCTAAATGTGTAGAGCCGTCTCCAACCTGGGAAGTAGCCCAAAACCGCGAAGACAAGAGCAAAGAGATGGAGAGCGAAGATTTTTGTGCCGTGTGTCTGGACGGAGGAGATCTGCTGTGCTGTGATCGTTGTCCCAAAGTTTACCACTTGGCCTGTCACCTTCCTTCACTGAGTAGCTTCCCAAA GGGTGACTGGGTGTGTACATTGTGCAGGACTGACTACGACCTAGCTGAGAGCTTCCGCCGCGAGGGAGTCAACGTTCCCTATGCTCTGTCCCACCGTGACCAGGGG AGATGTGAGAAGTTGACATTACTGCTGTATGTTCACCCGCTAAGCACTCCTTTCCACGAGCCTGTCAGTCGTCTG GCGAGGAACTACTACCAGGTCATTAAGAGGCCCGTGGACCTGTCGCTGATCCGCAGGAAGTTGGACAAGAGCAACACTCTGCACTACTTCATGCCAGAACTCTTTGTCCACGACGTGCTGCTCATGCTCAAGaattgtgctacctttaactaT CCCGACTCGGAGGTGGCCCGAGCTGGTCGGAACCTGGAGGTGTTTTTCCTGAGCAAACTGAGGGAGATTTTCCCCGACAGGACCTTCCCGTCGGCCAGCCAGGACAGGATGGAGCGAGCTCGCCTGCGGTGGCGCCGTGAGGATGAGGAGGGAGGAGAAAGGAGGAAGAGATTTGTGCTCACTGGCAACGCATCCAAATGTTAG
- the rpl27a gene encoding large ribosomal subunit protein uL15: MPTKKSKTRKLRGHVSHGHGRVGKHRKHPGGRGNAGGMHHHRINFDKYHPGYFGKVGMRHYHLKRNTTYCPTINLDKLWTLVSEQTRVNHSKKPDGPAPIINAVRAGYYKVLGKGKLPKQPVIVKAKFFSRRAEEKIKSVGGACVLMA, encoded by the exons ATG CCTACTAAGAAGTCCAAGACCAGGAAGCTCCGTGGGCATGTGAGCCACGGACACGGTCGCGTTG GCAAGCACAGAAAGCATCCAGGAGGTCGTGGAAATGCTGGTGGCATGCATCACCACAGGATCAACTTTGATAAATA CCATCCCGGGTACTTCGGCAAGGTGGGCATGAGACATTACCATCTGaagaggaacaccacctacTGCCCCACCATCAACTTGGACAAACTGTGGACGCTGGTGAGCGAGCAGACCAGGGTCAACCACAGCAAAAAGCCCGACGGCCCCGCACCCATCATCAACGCCGTGCGCGCC GGTTACTACAAAGTTTTGGGCAAAGGCAAGCTGCCCAAACAGCCCGTCATCGTCAAGGCCAAGTTCTTTAGCCGACGGGCCGAGGAGAAGATCAAGTCTGTGGGAGGAGCTTGCGTCCTGATGGCATAA
- the akip1 gene encoding A-kinase-interacting protein 1 isoform X2: MATLSGLQYSLQKSARLGREVLERASRRKVDWGEQQQQRRQQQHTYTPVTDEESAATDDKKPTVTLQEAFSTIIAFMAETHIQCKRFYDSVGCAHGSDIERKHPPRYHRRLRATLIKSSSHLRRHSRTAPPDGFDMEVAPGLDTISTSRTGSRQQTKMVILDPGDTVSITFNL, translated from the exons ATGGCGACGTTATCCGGGTTACAGTATTCTCTGCAAAAGTCTGCCCGTCTGGGACGGGAGGTTCTCGAGCGGGCTTCCAGGCGTAAGGTGGACTGGGgcgagcaacagcagcagcgacGGCAGCAACAACATACCTACACTCCTGTGACAGATGAAGAAAGTGCAGCGACAGACGACAAA AAACCGACGGTGACGCTGCAGGAGGCCTTTTCCACCATCATTGCGTTCATGGCGGAGACCCACATTCAATGCAAA AGGTTCTACGACTCAGTGGGATGCGCTCATGGTTCCGACATTGAGAGGAAACATCCGCCACGCTATCATAGACGCCTCAGGGCGACCTTGATTAAGTCCTCGTCTCACCTCAGGCGACAT TCCCGGACTGCACCGCCGGACGGCTTCGACATGGAAGTCGCTCCCGGATTGGACACCATCAGCACCAGTCGGACCGGCTCACGGCAACAAACCAAGATGGTCATCCTTGATCCTGGGGATACGGTCAGCATCACATTTAACCTCTGA
- the akip1 gene encoding A-kinase-interacting protein 1 isoform X1, with product MATLSGLQYSLQKSARLGREVLERASRRKVDWGEQQQQRRQQQHTYTPVTDEESAATDDKKPTVTLQEAFSTIIAFMAETHIQCKRFYDSVGCAHGSDIERKHPPRYHRRLRATLIKSSSHLRRHHSTSPWTDCHISNVPDCTAGRLRHGSRSRIGHHQHQSDRLTATNQDGHP from the exons ATGGCGACGTTATCCGGGTTACAGTATTCTCTGCAAAAGTCTGCCCGTCTGGGACGGGAGGTTCTCGAGCGGGCTTCCAGGCGTAAGGTGGACTGGGgcgagcaacagcagcagcgacGGCAGCAACAACATACCTACACTCCTGTGACAGATGAAGAAAGTGCAGCGACAGACGACAAA AAACCGACGGTGACGCTGCAGGAGGCCTTTTCCACCATCATTGCGTTCATGGCGGAGACCCACATTCAATGCAAA AGGTTCTACGACTCAGTGGGATGCGCTCATGGTTCCGACATTGAGAGGAAACATCCGCCACGCTATCATAGACGCCTCAGGGCGACCTTGATTAAGTCCTCGTCTCACCTCAGGCGACAT CACTCTACGTCGCCTTGGACAGACTGCCACATAAGCAATG TCCCGGACTGCACCGCCGGACGGCTTCGACATGGAAGTCGCTCCCGGATTGGACACCATCAGCACCAGTCGGACCGGCTCACGGCAACAAACCAAGATGGTCATCCTTGA
- the LOC144016267 gene encoding nuclear receptor-interacting protein 3-like isoform X2: protein MGLERVSSLLRLSMSAGMRRENRGESCQPAATMDAATLRQQRRLKQAIQFLHKDSADLLPLDGLKKLGTSKQGQPHHILQKRLLEAKLSRGRMPGNSNNSVLLLKRNASNSHDKDNGDEDDFIYVSCKCLGQELTVMIDSGCKLNLMSSATVEKLGIKGLLEKNKTEMDVFPFQRKLHVIAAVEELGMAIGQTKMACSFAVVESSKLLISLGSKTLKSLKCVIDTDNQTFTFGRSTREQVHFVKKTERKM from the exons AT GGGACTTGAACGAGTGTCGTCCTTGCTTCGTTTGAGCATGTCGGCCGGAATGCGGAGAGAGAACCGCGGGGAGTCGTGTCAGCCGGCGGCGACCATGGATGCTGCGACGCTGAGGCAGCAGAGGCGGCTGAAACAGGCCATTCAGTTCCTGCACAAAGATTCTGCAGACCTGCTCCCTTTGGATGGACTCAAAAAACTCGGCACGTCCAAACAAGGG CAGCCACATCACATCCTTCAGAAGCGCCTGCTGGAGGCTAAGTTATCCCGGGGAAGGATGCCGGGCAACAGCAACAACAGCGTCCTCCTCCTGAAGCGCAATGCCTCCAACTCCCACGACAAGGACAACGGCGACGAGGACGACTTCATCTACGTCTCCTGCAAG TGTTTAGGGCAGGAGCTCACGGTGATGATTGACAGCGGCTGTAAACTCAATTTGATGTCCTCAGCTACCGTGGAGAAATTAGG catAAAGGGGCTGCTCGAAAAGAACAAAACCGAAATGGACGTCTTCCCGTTTCAACGTAAGCTTCACGTCATCGCTGCCGTCGAGGAGCTCGGCATGGCTATCGGACAAACCAAGATGGCGTGCTCCTTTGCTGTCGTGG AAAGCAGCAAGCTGCTGATTTCGCTGGGGAGCAAGACGTTAAAGTCACTCAAG tgtgtgattgacacgGACAATCAGACGTTCACGTTTGGGAGGAGCACAAGAGAGCAAGTTCACTTTGTGAAAAAGACAGAAAG AAAAATGTGA
- the LOC144016267 gene encoding nuclear receptor-interacting protein 3-like isoform X1 produces MTAMGILHTGGLERVSSLLRLSMSAGMRRENRGESCQPAATMDAATLRQQRRLKQAIQFLHKDSADLLPLDGLKKLGTSKQGQPHHILQKRLLEAKLSRGRMPGNSNNSVLLLKRNASNSHDKDNGDEDDFIYVSCKCLGQELTVMIDSGCKLNLMSSATVEKLGIKGLLEKNKTEMDVFPFQRKLHVIAAVEELGMAIGQTKMACSFAVVESSKLLISLGSKTLKSLKCVIDTDNQTFTFGRSTREQVHFVKKTERKM; encoded by the exons ATGACGGCTATGGGAATACTGCACACTGG GGGACTTGAACGAGTGTCGTCCTTGCTTCGTTTGAGCATGTCGGCCGGAATGCGGAGAGAGAACCGCGGGGAGTCGTGTCAGCCGGCGGCGACCATGGATGCTGCGACGCTGAGGCAGCAGAGGCGGCTGAAACAGGCCATTCAGTTCCTGCACAAAGATTCTGCAGACCTGCTCCCTTTGGATGGACTCAAAAAACTCGGCACGTCCAAACAAGGG CAGCCACATCACATCCTTCAGAAGCGCCTGCTGGAGGCTAAGTTATCCCGGGGAAGGATGCCGGGCAACAGCAACAACAGCGTCCTCCTCCTGAAGCGCAATGCCTCCAACTCCCACGACAAGGACAACGGCGACGAGGACGACTTCATCTACGTCTCCTGCAAG TGTTTAGGGCAGGAGCTCACGGTGATGATTGACAGCGGCTGTAAACTCAATTTGATGTCCTCAGCTACCGTGGAGAAATTAGG catAAAGGGGCTGCTCGAAAAGAACAAAACCGAAATGGACGTCTTCCCGTTTCAACGTAAGCTTCACGTCATCGCTGCCGTCGAGGAGCTCGGCATGGCTATCGGACAAACCAAGATGGCGTGCTCCTTTGCTGTCGTGG AAAGCAGCAAGCTGCTGATTTCGCTGGGGAGCAAGACGTTAAAGTCACTCAAG tgtgtgattgacacgGACAATCAGACGTTCACGTTTGGGAGGAGCACAAGAGAGCAAGTTCACTTTGTGAAAAAGACAGAAAG AAAAATGTGA
- the znf143b gene encoding zinc finger protein 143, whose amino-acid sequence MLLAQLNRDSQGMTEFHDADGQPVTLCLTEAVTVADADQMDTMDTVSLQAVTLVDGSTAYIQRDAKPAFSDAQIMDGQVIHLEDGSAAYVQHVSMPKAGGDSLQLEDGQAVQLEDGTTAFIHTPKAETYEQGGLQEVQLEDGSTAYIQHTVHMPQANTILAIQADGTIADLQAEATAIDPETISVLEQYTTKVENIENPLIPFGRVEADSGMHMRIVLQGQENRRVANVGEKSYRCEHEDCGKLYTTAHHLKVHERSHTGDKPYMCDYPGCGKKFATGYGLKSHSRTHTGEKPYRCQELNCCKSFKTSGDLQKHTRTHTGEKPFKCPVEGCGRSFTTSNIRKVHIRTHTGERPYYCSEPSCGRSFASATNYKNHMRIHTGEKPYVCTVPGCEKRFTEYSSLYKHHVVHTPCKPYICNHCGKTYKQISTLAMHKRTAHNDTEPIEEEQEAYFEPPADAIDDPNVSYSSTPAPVEAEESKSEHIPVESAEVVAQQHVALVTQPDGTQQQVSISEADLQAMGGTITMVTQEGTTITIPAHELATQGAQVAIMTPGMASFESVEEATYSQEQEDIHPVTLLATSNGTHIAVQLSDQPSLEEAIRIASRIQQGESPGLDD is encoded by the exons ATGCTCTTGGCGCAGCTCAACCGGGACTCCCAGGGAATGACGGAGTTTCACGACGCCGACGGGCAGCCGGTCACGCTGTGCTTGACCGAGGCGGTGACTGTGGCAG ATGCCGACCAGATGGACACCATGGACACGGTGAGCCTGCAGGCCGTCACCCTGGTGGACGGATCCACCGCCTACATTCAGCGTGACGCCAAGCCGGCCTTCTCCGACGCGCAGATCATGGACGGCCAGGTGATCCATTTGGAGGACGGCTCGGCCGCCTACGTCCAGCACGTGTCCATGCCCAAAGCAG GCGGAGACAGCTTGCAACTGGAAGATGGTCAAGCAGTTCAACTTGAAGATGGAACAACAGCCTTTATACACACACCCAAAG CCGAAACGTATGAGCAAGGCGGCCTGCAGGAGGTGCAGCTGGAGGACGGCAGCACGGCCTACATCCAACACACGGTGCACATGCCGCAGGCCAACACCATCCTGGCCATCCAGGCCGACGGCACCATCGCTGACCTGCAGGCCGAGGCCACCGCCATCGACCCCGAGACCATCAGCGTGCTGGAGCAGTACACCACCAAG GTGGAGAACATTGAGAATCCTTTGATTCCCTTTGGTAGAGTTGAGGCAGACAGCGGCATGCATATGCGG ATTGTGCTACAGGGTCAGGAGAACAGGCGGGTGGCCAACGTCGGCGAGAAATCATACCGCTGTGAACACGAAGACTGCGGAAAATTGTACACCACTGCACACCATCTCAAG GTGCATGAGCGCTCACACACCGGAGACAAGCCGTACATGTGTGACTATCCGGGATGCGGGAAGAAGTTTGCAACGG GGTATGGACTGAAAAGTCACTCGCGCACGCACACTGGCGAGAAGCCCTATCGATGTCAGGAGCTCAACTGCTGCAAGTCCTTCAAAACCTCGGGAGACCTTCAGAAGCATACTCGCACACATACAG GAGAGAAACCATTCAAGTGTCCGGTTGAGGGCTGCGGCCGGTCCTTCACCACCTCCAACATCCGCAAAGTGCACATCCGCACGCACACGGGCGAGCGGCCGTACTACTGCTCCGAACCCAGCTGCGGCCGTTCATTTGCCAGCGCCACCAACTACAAGAACCACATGAGGATCCACACCG GGGAGAAGCCGTACGTGTGCACCGTACCCGGATGCGAGAAGCGCTTCACCGAGTACTCAAGTCTGTACAAGCACCACGTGGTGCACACGCCGTGCAAGCCGTACATCTGCAACCACTGTGGCAAGACCTACAAGCAGATCTCCACGCTGGCCATGCACAAGCGCACCGCCCACAATGACACGGAGCCCAtcgaggaggagcaggaggcctACTTTGAGCCGCCCGCAG ACGCCATCGACGACCCCAATGTGAGCTACTCATCGACTCCGGCTCCGGTGGAAGCAGAGGAATCAAAGTCCGAACACATTCCTGTAGAGAGCGCCGAAGTGGTTGCTCAGCAGCACGTCGCCTTGGTGACGCAGCCGGATGGGACGCAACAGCAG GTTAGCATCTCTGAAGCGGACTTACAAGCCATGGGCGGCACCATCACCATGGTGACCCAAGAAGGCACCACCATAACCATCCCAGCCCATGAACTGGCCACGCAAGGTGCtcag GTGGCCATCATGACGCCTGGCATGGCTTCATTTGAAAGTGTGGAGGAAGCCACTTACAGTCAGGAGCAAGAAGACATTCACCCAGTCACCTTATTGGCTACCTCCAATGGCACTCACATTGCCGTGCAG CTTAGCGATCAGCCCTCGTTGGAGGAAGCCATCCGAATAGCCTCGAGAATTCAGCAAGGGGAGTCACCCGGCCTGGACGAttga